The region TTGTTCTTGGTGCGGCGGGACAGCACCTGGATGACGCGGCGGATCTCCTCGTCGCGCCCGATGACCGGGTCGAGCTTCCCCTGGCGCGCCGCCTCGGTGAGATCGCGGCCGTAGCGCTCGAGAGACTGGTAGGTCGATTCCGGCGTGGGAGAAGTGACGCGCTGGCTGCCGCGCACCTCGCGCAGCGCCTGCATCAGCTTCTCCCGCGCCACTCCCGTCTGGGCCAGGAGCCGGCCGGCGGGCCCCTTGTCGTCGGTCATCGCCAGGAGCACGTGCTCGACCGAGACGTATTCGTCCTTCAGCTTCTTCGCTTCGTCCTCGGCCTGCGTCAGCACCCGGTTGAGCCGGCCGCTGATGTAGATCTGGTCCGGCGGCGTTCCCCCCGGGCCGGTCACCTTCGGCTGGCGGTCCAGCTCCTGCTCGATCCGCTGCGCCAGGAGCTCGGCGGCCACGCCGGCCTTGGTGAGAATGGCTCCCGCCAGGCCGTTCTCCTGCGTCAGAAGCGCCGCCAGCAGGTGTTCGACATCAACCTGCTGGTGGCTCCGGCGGACCGCGGCCGATTGCGCCGACCGCAGGGCCTCCTGCATCTTCTCGGTGAAACGGTTGGGATCCATGCATCACCTCTCCATTGGGAAGACACCTGAATCGGCGGCAGGCATTTACCGGAGCAGCGTCGCGCCTTCACAGGGCCGGGGCAGTCAGGGGGACACTCTGCGAAGCGGGTGTCTCGAGAACCGGGAATCTTGACGGACCGTGCGCCGAGTGCACATGATAAAAGCCGCAGTAGAGACTCGGGCACCTGGTCCAGCAGCCGATCGCCCACGACGATGGGAGGCCGCGTGCAAGGGCCAGGCGCGTTGGATGTCCGGACCCTACGCCCTTCCGGACGCCCTGTCAATCCGATGGTCGAATCCCGCGACAAACGGGGTGTCCATGCAGGAGATCGAGAATTCGACACGAAGGGTCCTGGATGACCTGGTGGCCGCCTGGAATCATCGGGACATGGACGGCTTTCTCCGCCTGTTCGCCGAGGATGCCCTCTATGTCACCGGGACCGGCGCCCACTGGGAAGGGCGCGCGGCGATTCGACGGGGGGTGGCGTCGAGAATCTCCGACCCGTCAGGTCCCCGGCAGATCGCGATTTCCGAGGTCGCAGTCAAGGCTCTGTGGGAGCACGCGGCCGTCGCGCTGGTCCGCTGGCGGATGGACGCAACGGGGCGCGCCGGCCTGTTCACCCTGGTCACGACCGCGACGTCCGCGGGGTGGCGCATCGTGCTGCTCCACAACACGGACAGCGCCGCCTGAACGCGTACCGAGGGCCGAGCCCTCTTCAGACGGAATGCCAGGTCACCGGCTTTCCTGATCTGACGCTGCGGCGCCCGTCGGCGGCGGGGCCCCGTTCGCGGATTCCAGCGAGTTGCGCAACGCTACCTCGACGGCATCCAGGTAGAGACTGAAGATATCGGGGATGTCCGCCAGCCGGTATTTCAGGATCGGAGATTCGGGCTCGACCGGGCGAAGGTCCCCGGCCGGACCGCTCTCGGGTTTGGGCCGTCCGTTTTTCCGCATCGAACCTCCCTGCCCGCACGGGGCCGAAAGACCGGCAGGCTACGCGTGACTACTCATGCCCGCAATCGGGAAGAACCCGTAAACTTCATCCGGTATTCACCTGATCAGTCGGGATTGAGTCCGGATCGGTATACTTGGCGGTAACCTCGGGAAGTGAAGGAGATCGGCTCGGATGAGCAGGAAGCCCACGTTCGGCGCGTTCAATCAGGGGGGCGTCCCCACCATCGCGTGCTTCAACCGCGCGACGACACCGCTCGGCGTCGATTTCGGCGCTCTGATCGCCGCGATGCAGGTGTTCGTCGACAGGCACATCGCACCCGTCTGGGGTACACCGGCGCGGCTCGTCAGGTCGAAAGGGTTCGTGAAGGGGGCCTGGGCGATGGTCTTCCTCGACGACGCGGATCAGCCGGGGGCCCTCGCCTACCACGACCTGACGCCCGACGGGCTGCCCCAGTCCAAGGTGTTCGTCAAGACTACGATCGAGAACCACGACCTGGTAAGCGTGTCGGCATCGCACGAGCTGGTGGAGATGCTGGTCGACCCGGCGATCAACTTGATGACCACCGGGCCCGACCCCAAAACGATCTACGCGTACGAGAGCGCCG is a window of Candidatus Dormiibacterota bacterium DNA encoding:
- a CDS encoding SgcJ/EcaC family oxidoreductase, whose amino-acid sequence is MQEIENSTRRVLDDLVAAWNHRDMDGFLRLFAEDALYVTGTGAHWEGRAAIRRGVASRISDPSGPRQIAISEVAVKALWEHAAVALVRWRMDATGRAGLFTLVTTATSAGWRIVLLHNTDSAA